The following are encoded together in the Blautia obeum ATCC 29174 genome:
- a CDS encoding 4Fe-4S binding protein, translating into MSALTISKEDEKRVKGMGFLNNRGTDLFSARVLTVNGKVTAAQHHCMADAAEKFGNGNLLYTTRLSVEIQGIPYDKIEEFQEFIAKEGLVTGGTGAKVRPVVSCKGTTCQYGLLDSYALSEEIYRRFYEGFQDVALPHKFKIAVGGCPNNCVKPNLNDVGIIGQRIPEVNSELCKGCKKCAIEAACPNGVAKVVDGKITIDEMQCRHCGRCVGKCPFHTIANGIYGYKIYIGGRWGKKISRGKSLSKIFASKEEALNVIEKAILFFRDNGLKGERFAETIERIGFENVEKALLQD; encoded by the coding sequence AAAGGGATGGGCTTCCTCAACAATCGAGGAACTGATCTGTTTTCTGCACGGGTACTCACCGTAAACGGAAAGGTAACCGCCGCACAACATCACTGTATGGCCGATGCTGCCGAAAAATTCGGCAATGGAAATCTATTATACACCACACGGCTTTCTGTTGAAATTCAGGGAATTCCCTATGATAAAATTGAAGAGTTTCAGGAATTTATCGCCAAAGAAGGCTTAGTGACCGGTGGCACCGGTGCAAAAGTTCGTCCGGTTGTCTCCTGTAAGGGAACGACATGTCAGTATGGGCTGCTTGACTCTTATGCACTTTCTGAGGAAATCTACCGACGTTTTTATGAAGGATTTCAGGATGTTGCCCTGCCACACAAATTCAAAATTGCAGTAGGTGGATGTCCAAACAACTGTGTAAAACCCAATCTGAATGATGTCGGTATTATCGGTCAGCGTATTCCTGAAGTAAACAGTGAACTCTGCAAAGGCTGCAAAAAATGCGCAATTGAAGCAGCATGTCCAAATGGTGTTGCCAAAGTTGTAGATGGAAAAATCACAATTGACGAGATGCAGTGCCGACATTGTGGTCGCTGTGTCGGAAAATGTCCGTTCCATACAATTGCAAATGGTATTTATGGATATAAAATTTATATCGGTGGACGCTGGGGGAAAAAAATTTCTCGCGGAAAATCTCTCAGTAAAATCTTCGCATCCAAAGAAGAAGCGCTGAATGTTATTGAAAAAGCAATTTTATTTTTTCGTGATAACGGCCTGAAGGGAGAACGTTTTGCAGAAACAATTGAGCGTATCGGCTTTGAAAACGTAGAAAAAGCTCTGCTTCAGGACTAA
- a CDS encoding DUF4317 family protein produces the protein MSSITRINRDDMLELTRRMTIARTSMTRIAGSYMDADGFIDGTFNTNFLKLKNSEKEKNLTIAKAIPFAQTNQNLKRYKIPKEAYALGGIRQLLLGIKSCALKNDALLESFYDYIAENYHTNHDYAVYLFHNTYDIPLKAADHESLWESEETYEYIICAICPVSGDYEPGKPECGFIFPAFNSRTEDPDYIDIYQSNPDFPQKDLLKILQIPE, from the coding sequence ATGTCCTCAATCACACGAATCAACCGCGACGATATGCTCGAACTCACCCGTCGAATGACAATTGCCCGTACATCCATGACACGCATAGCTGGCAGTTACATGGACGCAGATGGATTTATCGATGGAACCTTCAATACCAACTTCCTAAAACTGAAAAACTCTGAAAAAGAAAAAAACCTTACTATAGCCAAGGCAATTCCGTTCGCGCAAACCAACCAGAATCTCAAACGCTATAAAATTCCTAAAGAAGCATATGCATTAGGTGGAATCCGTCAGCTCCTTTTGGGAATCAAATCCTGTGCTCTCAAAAATGATGCACTTTTGGAATCTTTTTATGACTACATTGCAGAAAATTACCATACAAATCATGATTATGCAGTATATCTCTTCCATAATACTTATGATATCCCTCTCAAAGCAGCCGATCACGAAAGCCTCTGGGAATCCGAAGAAACCTACGAATATATCATCTGTGCAATCTGTCCGGTTTCCGGTGATTATGAACCTGGTAAACCAGAATGTGGTTTCATTTTTCCGGCATTTAATTCCAGAACAGAAGATCCGGACTACATTGATATCTACCAAAGTAATCCGGATTTTCCCCAAAAAGACTTATTAAAAATATTACAAATTCCTGAGTAA
- a CDS encoding helix-turn-helix transcriptional regulator, with the protein MKEKESGTKYQETKQHGSRLFPFNIYPCTIPLDFPAVPLHWHKEMELIYIKKGKGLIQIETKSFEGEPGDIFVVTPGTLHAIHRIKGYSMEYENIIFEMDFLGEGAADLCAGEFLVPLAAGKLFPPVQIKPEEVHYDSLKRCLIQMEELCETKENAYELGVKAAVLQIIFLLIRMYPSREIVSSPDREQLKEVLQEISVKSSENLSVADMAKFCGWSSSHFMRWFKKMTGDSFTSYVNDRRLAEAAEALCQTDDKILTIAQDAGFMNLSNFNRQFKKRYGVTPREYREMIGI; encoded by the coding sequence ATGAAAGAAAAAGAAAGTGGTACAAAATATCAGGAAACAAAACAGCATGGCAGCCGGTTGTTTCCGTTTAATATTTATCCATGTACGATTCCATTGGATTTTCCGGCGGTTCCTTTGCACTGGCATAAGGAGATGGAATTGATTTATATAAAAAAGGGAAAAGGGCTGATCCAGATCGAAACAAAAAGCTTTGAGGGAGAACCGGGGGATATTTTTGTAGTAACACCTGGAACCCTTCATGCAATTCATAGGATAAAAGGATATTCTATGGAATACGAAAATATTATCTTTGAAATGGATTTTCTGGGAGAAGGAGCAGCAGATCTCTGTGCAGGAGAATTTCTCGTCCCGCTTGCAGCAGGTAAGTTGTTTCCTCCGGTACAGATAAAGCCAGAGGAAGTGCATTATGATTCATTAAAAAGATGTCTTATTCAGATGGAAGAATTGTGTGAAACAAAAGAAAATGCTTATGAGCTAGGAGTGAAAGCTGCAGTTTTGCAGATTATATTTCTTCTCATAAGAATGTATCCGTCCAGAGAAATCGTGTCTTCTCCGGATAGGGAGCAGTTGAAAGAAGTACTGCAGGAAATCAGTGTTAAAAGCAGTGAGAATCTTTCGGTAGCAGACATGGCGAAATTCTGTGGCTGGAGCAGCAGCCACTTCATGCGTTGGTTCAAAAAGATGACGGGAGACAGCTTTACTTCTTATGTAAATGACCGGAGACTTGCGGAGGCTGCAGAGGCATTGTGCCAGACTGATGATAAAATATTGACGATCGCACAGGATGCAGGATTTATGAATCTGTCAAATTTTAATCGTCAATTTAAAAAACGCTATGGAGTTACGCCGAGAGAGTATCGGGAAATGATAGGAATTTAA
- a CDS encoding glycogen/starch/alpha-glucan phosphorylase gives MSESMKTTLNELCQKDIATASDAELYTALLKLVQEQSQKQIKPVTGRKLYYISAEFLIGKLLSNNLINLGLYDEVRETLASIGKSLADIEEQEPEPSLGNGGLGRLAACFLDSLATLDLPGDGVGLRYHCGLFHQNFKNNIQNEAPDFWLTDQCAAKATDTVFPVSLAGNTYSARLYKLPVTGYEGRTNMLNLFDLDSVDESVIGDGISFDKKDIARNLTLFLYPDDSDEDGRLLRIYQQYFMVSAGAQLILNECAARGCNYHDLADYAAIQINDTHPSMVIPELIRLLEEHGISFDEAVQIVTDTCAYTNHTILAEALEKWPRHYLDTVVPQLMPIIEKLDDIAKTRTTDSSLAIIDQNQVVHMAHMDIHFSHSTNGVAALHTQILKESELAGFYQMYPNKFNNKTNGITFRRWLLKCNPALTSEIESLIGSGFKKDASELKKLLNYTDDAEVLKKLSCIKKSNKEALASWLEDKQGIKLNTNAMFSIQSKRLHEYKRQQLNLLFLIHEYLEIKAGHTPVTPLVSIFGAKAAPAYIIAKDIIHALLTLSQVISADSEVSRYLQLAFVENYNVSAAEKMIPACDLSEQISLASKEASGTGNMKFMLNGALTLGTMDGANVEIAEAVGNNNIYIFGQSSKQVIHRYAAGDYCAKDWYEADSNLRRAIDFLTSEEMLKYGDEEHLKRLQNELINKDWFQTLPDFNAYIVRKEQAMSDYAVNPEAWSRRTLINIAEAGFFSSDRTIKEYDDDIWHLGK, from the coding sequence ATGAGTGAATCTATGAAAACAACACTAAATGAACTTTGCCAAAAGGATATTGCAACTGCTTCCGACGCAGAACTTTATACAGCCCTTCTGAAACTTGTGCAGGAACAGAGTCAGAAACAGATAAAACCAGTAACTGGCAGAAAACTGTATTATATTTCTGCCGAATTCCTGATTGGAAAATTGCTTTCCAACAACCTGATCAACCTTGGTCTGTATGATGAAGTTCGTGAAACACTTGCCAGTATCGGAAAATCTCTTGCAGATATCGAAGAGCAGGAACCGGAACCAAGTCTTGGAAATGGTGGTCTTGGACGACTTGCCGCATGCTTCCTTGACAGTCTTGCAACTTTGGATCTTCCTGGTGATGGTGTCGGTCTTCGTTATCACTGCGGACTTTTTCATCAGAATTTCAAAAACAACATCCAGAACGAAGCTCCTGATTTCTGGCTGACTGACCAGTGTGCTGCCAAAGCTACCGATACAGTATTTCCGGTTTCGCTTGCAGGAAACACCTATTCTGCAAGACTCTACAAACTTCCTGTTACCGGCTATGAAGGCAGAACCAATATGCTGAATCTGTTTGATCTGGATTCTGTAGATGAATCTGTGATCGGTGACGGAATTTCTTTTGACAAAAAAGATATTGCCAGAAACCTTACATTATTCCTCTATCCAGACGACTCCGATGAAGACGGCCGACTGCTTCGTATCTATCAGCAATATTTCATGGTTTCTGCCGGTGCTCAGCTTATTCTCAACGAATGTGCTGCACGTGGATGTAACTATCATGACCTTGCCGACTATGCAGCTATCCAAATCAATGATACACACCCAAGTATGGTAATCCCGGAGCTGATCCGCCTCCTTGAGGAACACGGAATCAGCTTTGATGAGGCAGTTCAGATTGTAACAGATACTTGTGCATATACCAATCATACGATTCTTGCAGAAGCTCTGGAAAAATGGCCACGTCATTATCTCGATACCGTTGTTCCTCAGCTTATGCCAATTATTGAAAAGCTGGATGACATTGCAAAAACACGTACAACTGATTCTTCACTTGCTATCATTGATCAGAATCAGGTCGTTCATATGGCACATATGGATATTCATTTTTCTCACTCCACAAACGGTGTTGCCGCACTGCATACACAGATTCTGAAAGAAAGCGAACTGGCAGGATTTTATCAGATGTATCCGAACAAATTTAATAATAAAACAAACGGCATCACCTTCCGCCGCTGGCTTCTGAAATGTAATCCGGCCCTGACTTCTGAAATTGAATCTCTGATCGGATCTGGTTTCAAAAAAGATGCTTCTGAACTGAAAAAGCTTCTGAATTATACAGACGATGCAGAAGTACTGAAAAAACTCAGTTGTATTAAAAAATCCAACAAAGAAGCACTTGCTTCCTGGTTAGAAGACAAACAGGGAATCAAATTGAACACCAATGCAATGTTTTCCATTCAGTCCAAACGACTTCATGAATACAAACGTCAGCAGCTGAACCTGCTTTTCCTGATTCATGAATACCTGGAGATCAAAGCAGGACATACTCCAGTAACTCCATTAGTAAGTATCTTCGGTGCAAAAGCAGCTCCTGCCTATATCATCGCCAAAGATATCATTCACGCTCTTCTTACCCTGTCACAGGTTATCAGTGCGGACTCTGAAGTTTCCAGATATCTGCAACTTGCATTTGTAGAAAACTACAATGTTTCTGCAGCAGAAAAAATGATTCCGGCATGTGATCTTTCTGAACAGATCAGCCTTGCTTCCAAAGAAGCATCCGGAACCGGAAACATGAAATTCATGCTGAACGGTGCACTGACTCTTGGAACCATGGATGGTGCAAATGTAGAAATTGCCGAAGCTGTCGGAAATAACAATATTTACATCTTTGGTCAGAGCAGCAAGCAGGTTATTCACCGCTATGCAGCCGGTGACTACTGTGCAAAAGACTGGTATGAAGCAGACTCGAACCTTCGTCGTGCCATCGATTTCCTTACCAGTGAAGAAATGCTGAAATATGGAGATGAAGAACATCTGAAACGACTGCAGAACGAACTGATAAATAAAGACTGGTTCCAGACTCTTCCGGATTTCAATGCATACATTGTCCGCAAAGAACAGGCAATGAGTGATTATGCTGTAAATCCGGAAGCATGGAGCCGCAGAACTCTGATCAATATTGCAGAAGCCGGATTCTTCTCCTCAGACAGAACCATCAAAGAGTACGATGACGACATCTGGCATCTCGGAAAATAA
- a CDS encoding extracellular solute-binding protein, with translation MKSKWKKLPVVLIGIIAIAVCGCSNDLQELNQKRSSTAKKNTESTETVRTGTWETAAQTPYGAYPELVTYTLGQMSGANNSNLPDGNTYDDNAYTRYLRKILNIQNKSVYMEREDRYDEFVNILVKDQTLPDVLVVSDRETLKELVDNDLVEDLSEVYENCTSERIKKMFESYGSGLLDSVRFNGKLMAIPETVTDHGPRLMWLRKDWMDKLGLENPKTLEDAFDIVEKFVQNKMGTEDGEDPIGLACDTDLVGTTSSNYSVDSVFDKFGASPQRWVNQNGKIVYGSVTEETKNALSYLHELYERGVLDKNFALRAQNNLRDLVINGKCGAFFGLWWTPNNPLMDVYETDKEANWQPFYLQSTDWQNVYDTFQDNKYVVVRKGYEHPEIVMKIISVLFDYSRYEAKDADEVNDYFALNVEPTARPLVINVDYNEATFQITKDIQSVMSGMRKEESLSAIEKSYYDAAEKFIQGKSETAEDWAAYESRLAAVGRLIEGNYRSTAKRYLDDADGEIPKSLQQLEKDTFIQIIMGVKPITYFDTFVQEWYEQGGEELTEQIRRSNPGE, from the coding sequence ATGAAGAGTAAATGGAAAAAACTGCCTGTTGTTCTGATAGGAATCATAGCTATAGCTGTCTGCGGATGCAGCAATGATTTACAGGAGCTGAATCAGAAAAGATCATCGACAGCAAAAAAAAATACGGAATCTACAGAGACAGTCCGTACCGGTACCTGGGAAACAGCTGCACAGACTCCTTATGGTGCTTATCCTGAACTTGTAACGTATACTTTAGGACAAATGAGTGGTGCGAATAATTCAAATCTTCCGGATGGAAATACCTATGACGACAATGCTTACACTCGTTATCTCAGAAAAATACTGAATATTCAGAATAAAAGTGTCTACATGGAACGGGAAGATCGATATGATGAATTTGTGAATATTCTTGTAAAAGACCAGACGCTGCCGGATGTACTGGTGGTTTCGGACAGAGAAACACTCAAAGAACTGGTTGATAATGATCTTGTGGAAGATCTGAGCGAAGTATATGAGAATTGCACTTCAGAGAGAATCAAAAAGATGTTTGAGAGTTATGGAAGCGGTCTTCTGGATTCTGTGCGATTTAATGGAAAACTGATGGCAATTCCGGAGACCGTTACAGATCATGGTCCACGTCTGATGTGGCTGCGTAAGGACTGGATGGATAAGCTTGGCCTTGAAAATCCGAAAACACTGGAAGATGCATTTGACATAGTAGAAAAATTTGTCCAGAATAAAATGGGCACGGAGGATGGAGAAGACCCGATCGGACTCGCTTGTGATACAGATCTGGTGGGAACTACCAGCTCTAATTATTCAGTAGATTCTGTTTTTGATAAATTTGGAGCCAGTCCACAAAGGTGGGTAAATCAAAATGGTAAGATCGTGTATGGTTCCGTAACAGAAGAAACAAAAAATGCACTGAGTTATCTTCATGAACTCTATGAACGTGGCGTGTTGGATAAGAACTTTGCATTGCGTGCGCAGAATAACCTCAGAGATCTGGTGATAAATGGAAAATGTGGAGCTTTTTTTGGCCTGTGGTGGACACCGAACAATCCACTGATGGATGTTTATGAGACAGACAAAGAGGCAAACTGGCAGCCATTTTATCTACAGTCGACAGACTGGCAGAATGTATATGATACTTTTCAGGATAATAAATATGTTGTTGTACGCAAAGGATATGAGCATCCGGAAATTGTAATGAAGATAATCAGTGTATTGTTTGATTATAGCAGATATGAAGCCAAGGATGCGGATGAGGTAAATGATTATTTTGCTCTTAACGTAGAACCGACAGCCAGACCGCTGGTTATCAATGTTGATTATAACGAGGCGACGTTTCAGATCACAAAAGATATCCAGAGTGTAATGAGCGGCATGCGAAAAGAAGAAAGTTTAAGTGCAATTGAGAAATCTTATTACGATGCAGCAGAAAAATTTATTCAGGGAAAATCAGAAACGGCGGAAGACTGGGCAGCATATGAATCCAGACTTGCAGCAGTTGGAAGGTTGATAGAAGGAAACTACCGGTCAACAGCCAAAAGATACCTGGATGATGCAGACGGTGAAATACCGAAGTCTCTTCAGCAGCTTGAAAAAGACACTTTCATTCAGATTATCATGGGTGTAAAACCAATTACTTACTTTGACACTTTTGTGCAGGAATGGTATGAACAGGGCGGCGAAGAGCTGACTGAGCAGATTCGCCGCTCTAATCCAGGAGAATGA